The segment TCTATAAAGTGACTGAAGCGTTAGTAACACAAAAGGCACACTCCAACAGAGTGTGCCTTTTGTGTTATGATATAAGAAGCGATTAGCTTACCGCTTTCTTCAATTTGATGATGCCAATTTTGTCTAACGTCCAGATCACCGGATAGGTAGGGTCCAGTTCCCACCACTTCACCCCGAAGTTCACACGGTTAGGCAATTTGTGGTGATTGTTCTGGAAAAGCTCGCCACCGGTTAAGAAGTCAAAGAAAAGTGAGTTTCTAGACTTGTCATTGTTGTCAAAGTTCTGGTACCCGTATTTGTGGCCGCTCCAGTTTACAATGGCACCATGGATAGGCCCCATCAGGAAGTGCAACGGAAGTAACAAATACATCCACCAGTATTGTGCATAATTGATGTAGATGAGCACGTAAATAACGCCCCAGGCTAACCGCGAGCCCCAATGGTCACCAATGTTTTCTACCAAGCGCCAAACCGGGTAGTTGCCATCAAAACGCATCTCCGGTTCCACGCGCTTGTTCAAGAAATCATTGTAGATATTCTTGGTCTTCCACATCATGGTGAAAGCATTGCTGGAGAAGTGCGGAGAATGGGGGTCACGCTCAGTGTCTGAAAAGGCGTGGTGCATGCGGTGCATGATGGCGTATGCTCTGGGCGATAGGTAGGAAGAACCTTGGCTCAGATACGTCAACAGGAAAAAGAATTTCTCCCAGAACACATTCATGGTGAACATTTTGTGAGCGGCGTAGCGGTGCAGGTAAAAGGTCTGCACAAAAAGCGAAAGGTACCAGTGTGCTACAAAGAAGAGGATGATAATCATGCTGGGTGATTGCAATTAAAAAGTTTATCCTAACCGGAACGGACGCTATGGTAACAGTCATCCGGTAAATAAGTTCACAAAGCTACAACACAAGCCGTTAACGCCGCAAAAACAAAATTATAATTTGTGTTAAAGTGACGAAAATCATTTTTTGCCCTGGAACTCCTCTGAACTTGACTTCAAATCTCACTTCCTTAAACTAACGTCTAGAGAAGCTGGGCTTGATAGTAGAAGTACAGCTATGTTCTAAGGTTATTTTCAGGAAAACGAAGTTGAAACAGGAGGAGTTGGTTGCAACAGAGGAGCGCAATGTGTAGGAAAGGCTTACTAAGCTTCCTATGCTTCAGGGCTGGAAGGGTTGCCACACAAATATAGGAGGAGGAGGGGCCTGTACCGTAACCCATGTTTTAAGAACCGGATGCTCGAAACCAAGTTCCCGCGCGTGTAGGCAGATGCTTTTGTTAGGCATGGGTTCTGGAGCGCCATATCTAAGGTCACCCAGGATGGGGCACTTCAAAGAAGCTAACTGCACGCGAATCTGATGCGGCCTTCCGGTAACCGGCCGTACTTCCACCAAGTGCTTGCCACCTGTGCTTTTCAATAATGAATAGCTGAGCTCGGCCCGCTGGCTGCCGGGTTTTTCACTTGTCAGGGCTTTAGTAGTGTTGCGTTCAGCATCTTTCACCAGCCAGTGGACCAAGGTTCCGTTCTCAGGATTGGGTGCCCGCTGGGTAAGAGCCCAGTAGACCTTCCTGGTTTTGTGAAGCCGAAACTGCTCATTTAATCTGCTGAGCGCTTTGGATGTTTTCGCCAGTAATACCACCCCGCTTACTGGACGGTCCAGGCGATGCACTACACCCATGAAGACGTTGCCAGGTTTCTGGTACTTCTGTTTTACGTATTCTTTGGCCAGTTCTGAAAGCGGCACATCTCCGGTCTCATCACCTTGCACCAGCACCCCGCTTGGCTTGTTAACCACCAGAATATGGTTGTCCTCAAAGAGTACGTCAAGGGCGGCAGAAGCGGGCATCCTGTTTTTAAGCTGTTTTGGAGAAAAGAGGCTGGAAAGGATAGCGTTGTCCATTGCTGATTGCTGTATGAAGCAAAACAACCAGCAATGGACAATCAACAATTAATAAGCTTCTTCCTCAGTTGGGAAGTTAAGCGATTTTACGTCCTGGATGTAGTTGCTCACTGCACTGGTAATCGTTTCATGAAGTTCAGCGTAGCGGCGCAGGAACCTTGGCTTGAACTCTTTGGTGATTCCTAACAGATCATGAATTACCAGCACCTGGCCATCAACGTGCGGACCAGCGCCTATCCCAATGATTGGAATATCTAGTTCCTCAGAAACGCGCTTGGCCAAAGCAGATGGAATTTTCTCCAGCACAATGGCAAAGCAGCCTAATTCCTGCAACAAACGGGCATCGGAGAGAAGCTTCTCAGCTTCGGCTTCTTCTTTGGCGCGCACAGAGTAAGTGCCGAATTTATAGATAGACTGTGGGGTAAGGCCTAAGTGCCCCATGACCGGAACCCCCGCGCTAAGGATACGGGTAATGGATTCTTTAATTTCTACGCCGCCTTCCAGTTTCACGCCGTGGGCGCCAGATTCTTTCATGATCCGGATGGCAGAGCGCAGAGCTTCCGAAGAATTTCCCTGGTAAGAGCCAAACGGAAGGTCTACCACTACAAAAGCCCGCTTCACGCCACGTACCACTGAAGACGCGTGATAGATCATCTGGTCCAGGGTGATGGGTAAAGTGGTTTCATGGCCAGCCATCACGTTAGAAGCAGAGTCTCCTACCAGTAAAACATCTGTACCCGCTGCGTCCAGCAAAGTAGCCATGGAGAAATCATAAGCCGTAAGCATTGATATTTTTTCGCCACGCACTTTCATGCTTTGCAACTGGTGGGTGGTTACAATTTTTACTTCGCGTTTCTGAACAGACATATTAAGTAAGTAGAATAGTCTCGGGCAAAGGTAATGAGCGGGACATTAGGAATCAGAAATTATCAGAAATTCTTGGAGACCTATCAAAGAGGTAAAATGGAGCATATTTTTATCAAGCTAAGTAGTTGTTTGACAACCAATTTTGTTAAAACAGGCTAAAAGCAGAGCGGCCATCTTTCTGGAAGATGGCCGCTCTGCTTTATTTTTAATAAGGTCGCCCGGTGGCGCTGCTGCTGCGCCTGATGCGCAAGTCCTGGAGCAGCGATGATTTGGCGTTAATGTTAATGGAATAACGCTGCAACACTCCAAACGGTACCCAGTCAATAGACATTTGCCAGCAGTGCAAATCCCGCACAATGCCTACGTTGGTGTAACTCAGGACCCGGTTTTTAAGGTCATAGCTGGTGGTGTAGTTGACGGCCCATTTTTCTGTAAGCGTCACTGAACCGTTGAAGCCTGCCGTAGTCGCGTTGTTGACCAACTTGTTCGTGAGTACGTCTCTGGTGAAGTTGGAGGTTAAATCAACGGTGAGGGTCCAGGGGATGTTGAACTCCACGTAATCTGCCGCGGTAACGGTGCGCTGTAAAGCAGGTAGGTTGGTGGGCGGAGCAGCTCCTGAGGCGGCTTGTTGTTTGCGGGCCTGCTGGTTAAACTCAAACCCGGTGTTAAAGTTTAGGTTCATTAACCGGGCTAGTTTAAATCCTCCCTCTTCCAATAAGTACACGTTTCTTCTAGTCCCGTTCACATACTGGTAAGGGTCAAAGCTACCAGAAAGCGTCACCCCCACGTTGTTGAACAGCTTGGTAGACAAGTTCACGTTGATGTTGGAGAGCTTGAACGAGTCGGCGGCCATGTTGTAAGAGCCGGAGAAGTTGAAAGCATCAATCAAGCTCACTTTCTTGAAGACTCCGGCGCTATCGGTCTTCATTTTCATCTCCACGTTGTTGCTCACCGAGAAGGAAAGCGCGCTGCTCAAGCCCGGCCCAGGTACGTTTCCTTCCAAGCCCTGGAAGCGGGAAAGCAACTGGGTGTTTCCTAAACTATCACGCTGTACCCGCTGGTAAAAACCAAACTCAGGGTTCCCGAAATCTGGACGGAAAGAATAAGAAAGGTTAGGAGTGAAGGTGTGCCGGATGGCTTCAATCTTCTTGCCTTTGATCTGGGCTATGCCGTACAAGTTGGTGGTAAGTGAAAGCCCACCCTGGTATTGGTAGGTTCGGTGCAGGCCTTTCAGGGTATCGGCTGCCAACAGGTTTGACCCCGGAACATTGCGGTAGTTGTATTTCTTGGTGAACCAGCTTTCACTGTAACTCACGCCCGGCGTCAGTTTGAAATACTTGAATAGACTTACCGTACCTAGCGTGATAGGAATGTCATGGTTAATGCTGGTGCGGGCGTTTCTGAAAATTTGCGCTAGGTTAGAGCCATTGATGGCCACCACAGTGTCCCGGCCTATGCTGTTAGAGAAGGGAAAGCCTAAACTTGAGCCCGTAGAAATGTTGTTAGAGACAAACTGACGGGCGTTCAGGTTATAGCCAATCCTGATGCCTTCAATCCAGCGGCCAGTCAACGTGCCGCCAAACCATTCAATAGGGCTTTGGCTCGCTACCCCAAAACTGAAATCCGGCAGGGTAAAGCTCATGGCCTGCACAGGCGTTGTTTCTCCGGTTTCACTGCGCTGTATCAAAGTTCTCTGGCTTTGAGAAATAGTTACCCCGTAGTTAATTGGAGAGTTAGGGCTGCTCTTGCGGTAAGATACCGTTGAGTTAAAAGCCGGTGACAACGCATTTTGAGGACTAGTGGAGTTACGTTGGTTGTAGAACTGGCTACCGGCGTTCACACTGGCAGAGAACTGTCCCTTGCCCGGACGGGTTACTGGTTGGTGGCTCCAGCTAATCCAGATGTCACGGGAATCTGAGCTGTAGTTATAAACATTGTCTGTGGTAACGCCAGCCCCTATGTTTTCAGTGGCTTTTATGAAAGTGTGGCTTAGAGAGAAGTTACCGCTGAATTTGTAACGCTTGGTGTAAGTAGACTGTAGACGGGCGCCGTAGCCGCCCAGTGAGTAAATGTCACCGGTAATGCGCATGTCCATGTACTCGTTCATGGCCCAGTAGAAACCACCCTCGCGCAGGTAGAAGCCTTGCTGGTTTGATTCGCCAAAAGTTGGAATGATAACCCCGGAACCTCTTTTACGCGGCGAGGGAAAGAACCCGAACGGCAAGCCAATGGGAGTGGGGACATCGGCAAACACCAGGTGAAAAGGTCCGGCAATGACACGGTCATTGGGAATCACTTTCATTTTGGTGGCCTTTATGTAAAAGTGGGGGTGTTCCAGGTCGCAGGTGGTGTAGCGGGCGTGTCTTCCGTACACGCTTCCCTCGGCATCGCGTTTAATGGTTTCCGCGTGGATGTAGCCTTCACCCTGGGTGGTGACTGCCCCAATTACGCGGCCTTTCTTGCTTTTATAGTTATAGCTCATCCGCTCGGCCTGGTACGTTTCTGCCCCGTTCTTGAAAAGCGGTTTGTTCTGGAGCACTCCGGCTGAGTCTACCATGCCTTCAGCGTCTATAATATTTGTTTTCCAGTTAATCTGGATAAAGGCCGCATCCAGGGCCACCTCGCCATAATCAATATGGGCATCGCCGTACAGGTACATGATTTGACTCACGGCATCATAGCGAATAGAATCTTTGGCTTTATAATTGATTGTGGTCTCAATATCGCCCTTGGCTTTGGCGTTGGTAGTATCTGAAGGGGTGACTACCAGAGAGTCAGAACGGGTGGGGCGGACTTGCGCGCTTCCCTCTATGCTGATAAAAAAGACAAGCCCATAAAAGAGGGCAATTGCCAAAAACAGGAGGGATCTCTTCTGATTCAAGTAAATTTTTTGTTATTTTGTTTATTAGGACAAAGTTATCAACAATAGCTTTTAACTAACGCATCTCGTGAAAAATATTGTCTCGCTTACCATCTTTGCTTTTTTACTGTTTAGTTCTTTCACCACGTTTGAGCGGAAGGAGGTTAAAGTGCGAACTGTGGTAATTGACGCCGGGCACGGCGGAAAAGACACGGGTTGTAACGGAACTTCGGCCCGGGAAAAAGATGTGGCTTTAAAGGTGGCCCTGAAACTTGGGGAACTCATTCAGGAGAATATTCCGGACGTAAAGGTGGTGTATACCCGCAAAGATGACCGGTTTGTAGAACTGATTGACCGGGCCGGCATAGCCAATAAAAACCACGCAGATCTGTTTGTTTCCATCCACTGCAACTCGGGCCCAAGCGCCGCTTACGGTACTGAGACCTATACCATGGGGCAACATAAATCTGACGGAAACCTGGCGGTTGCCAAACGGGAAAACTCAGTAGTGTTACAGGAAGAAAACTACGAGAAAAAATACAACGGCTTCAACCCAAACTCTCCACAAAACCACATTCTTTTTAGTTTATTCCAGAGTGCTTACCTAGACAACAGTCTTCGATTTGCTCAGAAAGTAGAGAAAGAGTTCAAGACCAAGGTAGGCCGGTCTAGCCGGGGGGTGAAACAGGCGGGCTTTTTGGTGCTATGGAAATCGGCAATGCCCAGCACGTTGATTGAAATCGGATTTTTGACGAACCCAACGGAAGAGAGGTTCCTCAACGATAAAACCAATCAAACGTATATGGCATCAGGCATATATCGC is part of the Rufibacter tibetensis genome and harbors:
- a CDS encoding acyl-CoA desaturase is translated as MIIILFFVAHWYLSLFVQTFYLHRYAAHKMFTMNVFWEKFFFLLTYLSQGSSYLSPRAYAIMHRMHHAFSDTERDPHSPHFSSNAFTMMWKTKNIYNDFLNKRVEPEMRFDGNYPVWRLVENIGDHWGSRLAWGVIYVLIYINYAQYWWMYLLLPLHFLMGPIHGAIVNWSGHKYGYQNFDNNDKSRNSLFFDFLTGGELFQNNHHKLPNRVNFGVKWWELDPTYPVIWTLDKIGIIKLKKAVS
- a CDS encoding RluA family pseudouridine synthase; protein product: MDNAILSSLFSPKQLKNRMPASAALDVLFEDNHILVVNKPSGVLVQGDETGDVPLSELAKEYVKQKYQKPGNVFMGVVHRLDRPVSGVVLLAKTSKALSRLNEQFRLHKTRKVYWALTQRAPNPENGTLVHWLVKDAERNTTKALTSEKPGSQRAELSYSLLKSTGGKHLVEVRPVTGRPHQIRVQLASLKCPILGDLRYGAPEPMPNKSICLHARELGFEHPVLKTWVTVQAPPPPIFVWQPFQP
- the panB gene encoding 3-methyl-2-oxobutanoate hydroxymethyltransferase, translated to MSVQKREVKIVTTHQLQSMKVRGEKISMLTAYDFSMATLLDAAGTDVLLVGDSASNVMAGHETTLPITLDQMIYHASSVVRGVKRAFVVVDLPFGSYQGNSSEALRSAIRIMKESGAHGVKLEGGVEIKESITRILSAGVPVMGHLGLTPQSIYKFGTYSVRAKEEAEAEKLLSDARLLQELGCFAIVLEKIPSALAKRVSEELDIPIIGIGAGPHVDGQVLVIHDLLGITKEFKPRFLRRYAELHETITSAVSNYIQDVKSLNFPTEEEAY
- a CDS encoding putative LPS assembly protein LptD, giving the protein MNQKRSLLFLAIALFYGLVFFISIEGSAQVRPTRSDSLVVTPSDTTNAKAKGDIETTINYKAKDSIRYDAVSQIMYLYGDAHIDYGEVALDAAFIQINWKTNIIDAEGMVDSAGVLQNKPLFKNGAETYQAERMSYNYKSKKGRVIGAVTTQGEGYIHAETIKRDAEGSVYGRHARYTTCDLEHPHFYIKATKMKVIPNDRVIAGPFHLVFADVPTPIGLPFGFFPSPRKRGSGVIIPTFGESNQQGFYLREGGFYWAMNEYMDMRITGDIYSLGGYGARLQSTYTKRYKFSGNFSLSHTFIKATENIGAGVTTDNVYNYSSDSRDIWISWSHQPVTRPGKGQFSASVNAGSQFYNQRNSTSPQNALSPAFNSTVSYRKSSPNSPINYGVTISQSQRTLIQRSETGETTPVQAMSFTLPDFSFGVASQSPIEWFGGTLTGRWIEGIRIGYNLNARQFVSNNISTGSSLGFPFSNSIGRDTVVAINGSNLAQIFRNARTSINHDIPITLGTVSLFKYFKLTPGVSYSESWFTKKYNYRNVPGSNLLAADTLKGLHRTYQYQGGLSLTTNLYGIAQIKGKKIEAIRHTFTPNLSYSFRPDFGNPEFGFYQRVQRDSLGNTQLLSRFQGLEGNVPGPGLSSALSFSVSNNVEMKMKTDSAGVFKKVSLIDAFNFSGSYNMAADSFKLSNINVNLSTKLFNNVGVTLSGSFDPYQYVNGTRRNVYLLEEGGFKLARLMNLNFNTGFEFNQQARKQQAASGAAPPTNLPALQRTVTAADYVEFNIPWTLTVDLTSNFTRDVLTNKLVNNATTAGFNGSVTLTEKWAVNYTTSYDLKNRVLSYTNVGIVRDLHCWQMSIDWVPFGVLQRYSININAKSSLLQDLRIRRSSSATGRPY
- a CDS encoding N-acetylmuramoyl-L-alanine amidase family protein, giving the protein MKNIVSLTIFAFLLFSSFTTFERKEVKVRTVVIDAGHGGKDTGCNGTSAREKDVALKVALKLGELIQENIPDVKVVYTRKDDRFVELIDRAGIANKNHADLFVSIHCNSGPSAAYGTETYTMGQHKSDGNLAVAKRENSVVLQEENYEKKYNGFNPNSPQNHILFSLFQSAYLDNSLRFAQKVEKEFKTKVGRSSRGVKQAGFLVLWKSAMPSTLIEIGFLTNPTEERFLNDKTNQTYMASGIYRAFRDYKRELEAMN